Genomic window (Spirosoma sp. KCTC 42546):
ACAACGTGTCCGACGAAGTCAGATCGCGGATGGTCAGGCGTTTCTGCAAATCAATAACCAGCGTCTGGTAGTACGCCCGCGCAATGTTATACGCCTGCGTTTGCTCAGCCTGGATTGTTGCCTGAGCCTGCACCTGGGTTGAAATTTTAGCCGCCTTCAGTGCCAACCCGAACGAAGGATCGAATAGCTTCTGATCGACCCGACCCGTTAGCGTAGAGCTGTATTGGGTACCAAATTGAACGGGAAGAAAGGTGCCGGGTTGCCCAAAAAACTCGCCAGGCAGTAACTGAACCGGAATCTTGACGTTATCCAGCACTGATCCCGAAACCGAAACTTGTGGTAAATTCCGCCCGATCACCTGCTGCGTTTGCGCCACAGATATTTGCTCATTAACCCGGGCAATCTTGATGTTTGGGTTGTTGACCCGTGCGTACTCAACGCACTGGGCGAGTGTATAACCACCCGATGGCGCGTTTTGCGCCCTGGCTAAATTTGCCAGCAGGCCCAGCGTCAGTAGCATCAGCGTAGTGTGCTTCATGCTTTTCATTGTTTATAAATTCTGATCTTAGTGAAGTAAAATGGGTTATAAACTTTTTATAAATCGGCGGATGGCCCGCTCGAATAGTTGGGTGGGTTGTTTAAATAGAGCTACCATGTTAGGGTCCTGTACGTTTTCAAGCATTTTGGCGCCCTGTTCTGGCCGGATGTTCGTAATCAGATTAATATAACCCTGCATCAGACAGAACCAGTTGAAAATCAGCTCGCCCATATTTTCTGTATCTGGGCTAACTTCCCGAAACAGCCCTTCAATTTTTTGTTTGGCATCTTCCATTCCTTCGCGCATCATATCCCGCTGCTGCTCCATACGTTCCGGGTTATGCATGAGTCGAAATATTTCGGGTTTTTCATTGGCAAATGTCCACTGCACCATCGATAGTCGGAGTATCTTCTCCTCGGCGCTCAGCTCCATGGCCAGAATCTCATCAAATACCCGTCGATTTTCAACATGACCCTCCTTTACGATACTTAGGAGTACATCCTCTTTATTCTGGAAGTGTTCATAGACAATTGGGGGAGTATAGTCAATAGCCTCGGCTATGCTCCGAATAGTCACGGCATTCCAGTCTTTCTCGCGGGCTATTTGCCGGGCTGCGTCTAAAATCCGTTGTCGGATTTCGGCCTTTTGCCGCGTTCTGCGATCTATAACACTCATAATCTAACGACTTTCAAATTATCTAACAAAGGTAGATTTTATTTGTTTCGTCAAATTCGATTTTTCTTAAAAATTGTTTAAACGGTTGATTTTGATATAAGAAAGGCCATTACATCCCGAAGACGTAATGGCCTTTCTTTGTAAAGTACAAAAATTAACTCTTTAAATCAAAGTGCAATTTATTTTTTTGTCATTCCGACCTTAGGAGGAATCTCAAGTTTCATAACAGTCAATTTTGAGGTTCCTCCTAAGGTCGGAATGACAAAAAACAGATAGCCGTTATTTTATACGGCTAATGTAAAGTTGATCTATTCCACTAAAGATCAAAACTCCCAATCGCAGGCTGGTGCAAGCCACTCCTGACCCGTGTCAATTGGCATACCATCGGGTGGCGTTTGAGGATTGGTTGGTTTAATATCAGCCACATTACCCTCAGCCCGACGAATCTGATCGAGTGCAAACAGATGGTGAGCCGCTACTTTCGGGTTAGTAGCTGGTGCAGCAAGCTTGGTTTTTAACTGGTTAATTTTTAGTAAAGCTAAAGCCCGTACCTGAGAAGTACCTTCCTGATTATTAGCTAAATCAATCAGTTTTTGCAAAACCAACTTATCCGTTAACCGCTTTACCTCAGCCTGATAACTATCAGCTGGGTCTGCTTTATACCAGGTAGCACCCATTAATTGATCGAGCATGGATTCCAGACTGAGTTGAGCCGGATCAACGGCCGATTGGGCTACCAGTCGACTAACACGCTCGCTATTCATCAACATCTGAAGCGTCATACCGGCAGCCGCTTCGGGTGCAGCCATTGGATCGAACGATAACCCCGTTCGACGTTTGAATACTTCCCGAGGGTTCGGGTCATAGCGGAATGGGTGGGGCGGAATCAGCGCCAATATGGATTTGGGAACTGCCAGAAATACCGGGTCAATCGTGGTCAGTAAAGCATCTAAAGCCCGTTTCTGCTCCTGAACCGGAACCGTCGATACCACTGGTTGCCCATCGCCCCGGAGCGCATTTGTATAAACCTGTCCACCCACTACTTTCGAAGCGGCTTCCACCTGATACCGGTGAAACATATACATAGGAACCAGAACTTCTTCGAGCGTTGCCATGGGCGTACCAACTGGAATTTTCTTCTCGGAGAAATTAGCCAGTGCCATCCGTCGTACATCCGATACGCGCTTCAATTCGTCAACCGCATTGGAGCCGTTGTCCCACAAGTGCGTACCTGGATGAACGGAGCCTTCGGGCCGGGCATCTTTATCGGTCAGAAAGGTCAGACCCGTCTTATGCATATCGTTGACGATCTTGTCCAACGCTTGTTTTTCATCAGCACCGGCAGGAAACTGTTCATACCCATAGCGAATGCTCCATTTGTCGTACTCGCCAATATTTTTGGCATACGCATCGGATAGATCGATGCTGGCTCCTTTTATTTTGGCGACCATCGTTGGGTAATCCATTACAGACGCCCGACCAAACATACCTCCACCTTGTGTACTGGCAATATAATTATGCGGTAAGCCAAGCGTATGACCAACTTCATGAGCCGCCAATTGACGTAAGCGCTCAATCGACATTTGCATCATTGGGTCCGATGCAGGAGCCGTTGCCCCCGAATAATCGCCAACCAATCCCTGCGCAATCAAATAATCCTGCCGAACCCGCAAGGAGCCCAGCGTAACTTTTCCCTTGATGATTTCTCCCGTACGCGGGTCACTAATGCTTCCACCGTACGACCATCCACGCGTAGACCGGTGAACCCATTGCACCAGGTTATACCGAATGTCCATTGGGTCGGCGTCGGCAGGAAGCAGCTTCACCTGAAACGCATCTTTGTAGCCAGCGGCTTCAAATGCCTGATTCCACCAGGCCGTACCATCCATCAATGCCGACCGAATGGGTTCTGGCGTACCGGGATCTATATAATAAACGATGGGCTTAACGGCCTCACTTACAGCTGCCGACGGGTCTTTTTTCTCCAGCCGATGCCGCGAAATGTAGCGTTTCATGATTGGCTGGCTAACGGGCGTAGCGTAATCAAAATACTCGATGCCGCCGTAACCGATGCGCGGATCGAACACGCGGGGTTTAAAACCAGCATCGGGCAACTGAACAAACGAGTGATGCTGATGAACCGTAACAATGGACGGAGTTGGTACAACTTCACGCAGGTAGGCTCCCGGATTATCACCTGTCAGGGTAATAATCATTTCAAACTCAGTATTCTGTGGAAAAGCTTTCGTACGCGGCAAATAGATGGCACTCCGCGTTGGGTCGAGTTTGAAAGCCCCTTGCTTGGTTCGGCTTATGGCCTGTACCGCCCCAACGGCGTCCTGCATCAGAAAAGCGGTAAGATCCACCAAAACCTTACCACTTTCTTCGGCGGCAATCTCGAAGCCAGCCTGAACGGATGTGGCAAATGACTCTTCAACGGCCCGACGTTCGAGCGGATCATTGCTGATAGCGCGGTAGCTGTAGTTCGGTTCAATCATCAGAACCTTGTTACCGCTGCGTTGAAATTTCACCACGTGCTCCTGCCCCAAACGGCCCCGGTCGAGTCCGATATCGTTGGAGCCCACGCCCTGCGCCAGCGATGGATAGTACAGAAGCTCGGTATCGAACGAAGAAATTTCGAGCCAGATTTTCCCTTTTTTAGCATCCCAGTAATACGTCAGGAAACCCTGGTTACGCTCCATGCCAGCCGTAAATGTCGAAATGCTGGCCGATGAGTTAGCGCCCGAAGGAGATTGGGCGAGAAGTAAGCGTGTAGCTGTAAGTAAGCAAAGAAGTGTGAGTAAGCGTTTTCGCATTTTAAGCAGAGGTTGTAGTTGCTGCTCAAGTTACGGCAAAAACGGTTAGTAGGAGTGAAGGGGTATAGGACAAGTTTAATTTGAATGGCTATCGGCACAGATTGTACCTCTTTTTTGACAGGATTACAGGATTTTTATTGGCCGAAAATCCTATTAAATCCTGTAATCCTGTCAAAAAATATTTGTCTCACGACCAATAGAACTTTTATCGAATTCGGTCGGAGCCGCGTACTAGTTTCTCGTCGCGACGAATAAACCGATTGGCTAATGCGTTAAAAACGAGGGCCGCAATAATGGCATAAAAGCCAACTAGAAACGTACCCTGATCGGCAGGATTACCGTATGCTTTACCTGCATAAAGTGTTCGATAAAGTATAATACCCATAATAGCGGTGAGCATTAGCGCATTCACCGCACACAAAGCTGTTTGTGTCAGTCGGTTACGATATTGAAAGATCGCGTAGAGCGATACTAAACCTACTAGAGCGATTAGCAGAGCTAAATACCAGATGGTATCAGCATAGGTCGTAACTCCTTCCTGGTGTGTGTATTGAAGCGCTGTTAGATGGGCCATCTCCGGCGACGTCAATCCAGCTTTTTCCCAAATTGGATTAGAGAGCGCAATGCCCATTGCGACGGCAATAAGAAACAAAAATACTGTCTGAATGCGTTGAATCATTGTTTGTAATGGATAATGAATAATGTGCAATGGATAATGCCCTCTGAAATCCGTACATTATTCATTGTACATTATTCATTATCCATTACCCAGAGTGCAAAAATAGCCCAAAAACTGATAGTTTATGAAAGCAGACGTTCGTCTGATAGTAACTGCCGACGGTTCGCATACGGCCATTAATCAGGCGCTTGATAAAACCTATCATTCGATTCATGGGGCCTTTCAGGAATCGCAGCGGGTTTACATCGAACTGGGTTTACTAGCCGCGTTTGACGCGTTTCCGAATGAGGAGTTGCACATCTTCGAAATGGGTTTCGGAACGGGTCTGAACGCGCTTTTAACTGCTCGTGAGGCCACTACTCACCAAAGACATATGCGCTATACCGCTATTGACGCCTACCCAATGGCTATAGACGACGCAAAGGCGTTAAACTTTGACGATTTATTAGCCACAGATTATCTGGCAAAATTGCACGAATCTCCCTGGCACCAGCCTATTGACATTACGCCCTGGTTCACACTGACTAAAGTCGAAAGTCGTTTGCAGGATTGGCAAACCACCGAACGCTTTCACCTAATTTATTACGACGCCTTTGCACCCACCGCCCAGCCTGAACTCTGGGAACCCGAAATCTTTGTTCAACTGGCCCATTTATTGCTACCAAATGGTATGTTGACCACTTATTGCTCACGGAGTTATGTGCAGCGAAATATGCGGGCAGCTGGACTAACGGTGGAAAAACACGCCGGTCCTCTGCACAAACGTGATATTCTGCGAGCCATCAAAATGGATCGAACCGGTTAACCCACAAAACCATTGCGTTCTCTGCGCATTTCTTTGTGGTTAAAAAGCCATAGTTTGGCTAATTTTATAAACCGCCGAACGTTATTACTGAAAACAACGACCTGTATGAACCGTCTGCTTCTCTTTTTTGCTGCCTTCGTTCTGCTGACGATCAGCGCTTTCCGAACAACGCTGCCTGCCGAGCGGCCCGTAACCCCAACTAAACTCACCGACGAACGTAAGCATATCAATTGGCTCACGATTGAGCAAGCTTACGCGTTGACGCAAAAGAAACCTAAGAAATTCGTAGTCGATGTATATACCGATTGGTGCGGCTGGTGTAAAGTGATGGATCGCGAAACGTTCTCGAAACCCGCTATTGTGGATTACGTCAACGAAAACTATTATCCCGTCCGGTTTAATGCTGAACAAACCGCAGATGTAACCCTGGGCAAACAGACATTCAAATACATAAGCGGAGGTAGCCGGGGTGTGCATGAGTTGGCAGCTGCTCTATTGAAAAATCAGATGAGTTATCCGACTACTGTATTTCTTGACGAAAAATTCAATCTGATCCAGCCAATTGCCGGGTATTTAGAGCCTCGTACATTTCATCAGATCATTACATATTTCGGTAAAAATTATCACCAGAAAGAACCATTCGACCAGTTTAAGATCGGTACATATAAAGAATTTCAGTCGGCTTTGACGGCTAGCAAATAACAGGAACGAATAACTAAGGGAAAAAATAGGGACGTGTATGGATGGGCCAGGTTGGTACCCCATACACGTCCCTATTTTTCGTTAAATTTGTGATCTTTCATCAACCCCAACTGTCAACAACATGACAAAACGTGTGGCTTTTCTTTTTTCGGTAGCCTTGGTTATTGGTTTTATGGCGGCTGGCCCTCGCAAATTCATTGACCCCCAAAACATGGATTTATCCGTAAAACCGGGCGATAATTTCTACCAGTACGCTAATGGAAACTGGCTCCGGCAGAACGCTGTTCCGGCCTCTAAAACCTCATGGGGAAGTTTCAATGAGCTGCGGGAAAAGAGTCTCGATGCCATGAAGGCATTACTCGAAGAAGCCTCAACGTCAACAACAAAAGGCCGCTTGTATCAGATGGTTGGCGATTACTATGTCAGTGGCATGGATAGCACAACCATCGAAAAACGAGGTTTCGATCCCATCAAACCCGACCTCGCCCGCATTGATAAAGTCAATAATAAAGCTGAGTTTCTTATTGAACTCGCCTATCAGCGGACGCAGGGCAATGGCATGTTGTTTGGTTTTTTCATAGGGCCTGACCGCAAAAACGTTACGAAATACCTGCCGCAGTTCAGTCAGGGCGGTACTACCCTCCCGGATCGAGATTACTACCTGAAAAATGACGTCCGTAGTCAGAAAATTCGTGATGCCTACCGGGACAATCTGAGTAAGATGTTTGCGCTAATCGGCGAAGAGCCCACCCAGTCATCGCAGGATGCTGACGTAATCATTCGGGTCGAAACCGCCTTAGCAAAAGCCCAGATGCCACGCGTTGACCTTCGCGACCCTTACAAAACATACAATAAATTCACCGTCGCCAATTTTAGCCAGCAAACGCCGGGTATTAACTGGGCCGATCAATTGGTAAAATATGGCGCCAAAGGCCAGGACACAGTTCTGGTACAGAGCCCAACTTTCTTCCGCTCGCTAGATAGTCTGGTACAGGTAACACCTATTGAAGACTGGCGAACGTATATGCGGTGGAATATCCTGAAAGGTGCGGCTCCGTACTTAAGTGATGCGTTTGTTAAACAAAATTTTTCTTTCTCAAAAGTATTGACAGGCCAGAAAGAAGAAACACCCCGCTGGCAGCGTGTGAGCAGTTTAATTGATGGTTCTCTGAGCGATTTATTGGGGCAGCTCTACGTACAGAAATACTTTAAGCCAGAAGCCAAGCAACGCATGCTTATGCTGGTCGATAATTTGGAAGCTTCGTACAAGGAGCACATCAAAAATCTCGACTGGATGAGCGACGGCACGAAGAAAAAAGCACTTGCTAAGCTAATGGCCTTCAAACGCAAGATCGGCTATCCTGATAAATGGAAGAGTTATGAGGGTGTTGTTATCGCTCGAAACGATTACTACGGCAATGTGAAGTCGGCCAGTAAATGGGCGTACAATCACATGATTAACCGCTTAGGCAGGCCGGTTGATCGTACCGAATGGGGCATGACACCACCAACCGTAAATGCACAATACAGCTCCGTAAATAACGACATTTCATTTCCAGCGGCCATTCTCCAATTTCCTTTCTTTGATTTCGATGCCGATGACGCCGTGAATTATGGCGGAATCGGAGCCGTAATTGGCCATGAAATGACGCATGGGTTTGATGACTCTGGTCGCCAGTTTGATGCAGATGGTACACTACGTGACTGGTGGACCAAAGATGACGCGGTGAAATTTAAAGAACGGGCGGATAAGGTAAGAGATCAGTTTTTTGGATTCAAAGTGCTGGATTCAATCAAAGTCAATGGTCAGTTAACGCTCGGCGAGAATCTGGCTGATCTTGGTGGTTTAGCTATCGCCTATGATGCCTTCAAAAAAACGCCCCAGGGTAAATCGAGTGGCAAGAAAAGTTTGATTGATGGATTCACGCCCGATCAGCGATTCTTCCTATCGTGGGCACAAGTCTGGCGTAGCAACCAGCTTCCCGAATCAACAGCGCAACGGATTCTAACCGATCCACACGCACCAGATATTTACCGGGTTAATGGTCCATTGTCCAATATTACTGCCTGGTATCAGGCCTTTAATATCCAACCCGGCGACAAACTCTACAAAAAACCAGAAGATCGAATAAAGGTCTGGTAGTAAAACCATAAGCCCTGCCTAATCATGAAAACAGTCTGTTTTTTACTCGTTTTAACAACTACAACCCTCTCCTGCCAAACCAAACCGAAACAGGAAACGGCCACAACGTCGACAACGGCTATGGCATCAGAAGATAGTGCATCAGCACTGGCGAAACGCCCTGGACCCGACACACCCCGATCCGCTGCAGATCGCTTAATCAGAGCGCTTTACTTTGAGCACAATGCAAAGGAAAATCCATTTCGGGAGAAGAAAGACAGGACATTAGTTGATCAATTCTTTGCAAAACCAGTTGCTGATCTGATCTGGAACGACGCCCTAAAACCATCCGGCAACGTGAACCGAACTACGCTAAATTTACTCTTCAATGCGCCAGATGCTGCGATAAAAAAGACCTGGGTTTTGCCGGCCGTTATAGGTGGTACACGAGCCATAGTGTATGTTACCTTTGAGAACAAAACCAAGCCTGAAGAGCTCAAAATCGACATGCAGCAGCTAGCCGGGCGTTGGCGTATAACTGAAATGTATTACCCCGACGGTAAGCGATTAACCACCTTGTTTCAGCAATGATCGTAAGCTTCTAAAAATTATTTTTAGAGCTTCTGTTGACAACACCACAAAAACGTGTAATTTTGCAACTCCAAAACCGGAAGCGGGGTTGGAATTGTTCTTTAAAAGTGTTTTTCGGGGAGTTTCCAGAGTGGCCAAATGGATCAGACTGTAAATCTGCTGGCGTACGCCTTCGGAGGTTCGAATCCTCCACTCCCCACCATTTAGTGAATAGTTAATTAGTAATTCGTTGTACCAGTTACTACTCTATTATTAACTAACCACTAAGTAAGCGGAAGTAGCTCAATTGGTAGAGCGATAGCCTTCCAAGCTATAGGTTGCGGGTTCGAGACCCGTCTTCCGCTCAATTGGTAGAGTGCTGGTCTTACAAGCTATAGATTGCGGCCGGGGTGGCGTTCCACTTCGAGACCCGTCTTCCGCTCTGTTAATGACTAATGTAGGATGAACAGTGTATTTTTTTATAAAGCATTATTCATCATACATTAACCATTTTACATTTATTAAGTAAGCCGTTATAGCTCAGCGGTAGAGCACTTCCTTGGTAAGGAAGAGGTCCGGGGTTCAAGTCCCCGTAACGGCTCAGGGCTTCTTCAGGAAGTCTTTTTGACAGGGCCGCTTAGGCGGTTTAAGCCCAAATGACGTCAGCCCTCAATCGGGATGATTTCGCTGGGTTTAATTAATTTTCAGCGAATTCATTCAATAACAAAAACAGTTCACAATAGCGTTTTAAAAACATGGCAAAAGAGAATTTTGACCGCTCGAAACCGCACGTTAACATCGGTACGATTGGTCACGTTGACCACGGTAAAACGACGCTGACGGCTGCCATTACGAAAGTGCTGGCCGGAAAGGGTCTAGCCGCAATTCGGGACTTCTCCTCAATTGACAACGCTCCGGAAGAAAAAGAGCGTGGTATCACCATCAATACATCGCACGTTGAATATGCAACGGCGAACCGTCACTACGCCCACGTTGACTGCCCAGGCCACGCTGACTATGTGAAAAACATGGTGACTGGTGCTGCACAAATGGATGGCGCTATCCTCGTGGTAGCTGCAACCGACGGACCAATGCCACAGACTCGTGAGCACATTCTGCTTGCTCGTCAGGTTGGCGTACCTCAATTGGTTGTCTTCATGAACAAAGTGGACATGGTAGACGATCCTGAGTTGCTTGAACTCGTTGAGATGGAAATCCGCGAGCTGTTAAGCTTCTATAACTTCGACGGCGATAACATCCCAGTTATTCAAGGTTCGGCTCTGGGTGGCTTGAACGGCGATGCTAAATGGGTTGCTACCATCGAAGAATTAATGCAAAACGTAGATGACTTTATTCCACTGCCTCCACGTCAGACGGATCTTCCGTTCCTGATGCCAGTAGAGGACGTATTCTCGATCACAGGTCGTGGTACAGTGGCAACGGGTCGTATCGAACGGGGTGTTATCAACTCGGGCGAACCAGTTGAAATCCTGGGTATGGGTGCTGAAAACCTAAAATCAGTTGTAACGGGTGTTGAAATGTTCCGGAAAATTCTGGACCGTGGAGAAGCTGGTGACAACGTAGGTCTTCTGCTCCGTGGTATTGAAAAAACCGATATCCGTCGTGGTATGGTTATTTGTAAGCCAGGTTCAGTTAAACCACACGCGAAGTTCAAAGCTGAGGTTTATGTACTGTCGAAAGAAGAAGGTGGCCGTCATACTCCATTCTTCAACAAGTACCGTCCACAGTTTTATTTCCGCACCACTGACGTAACGGGTGAAATCATGTTACCTGCTAACGTTGAGATGGTAATGCCAGGTGATAACATCACGATTGATGTAACACTGATCAACAAAATTGCTATGGAAAAAGGCCTTCGTTTCGCTATTCGCGAAGGTGGTCGTACCGTAGGAGCTGGTCAGGTAACTGAAATTATTGATTTATAGTTAAATACCTAAAAACAAGTGCATTTCTTAGCGGAGATGCACTTGTTTTTTTGATATTAATTCGTACTTTTGCAGTCCGTTTACGAAAGGGCATTCATTGCTATTAGTCGTCAAAACTTGTCATTTATTGTATCCACGACAAATGACTATAAATGACAGCAAAGGGAATGTCACCGTAGGCAAACGACAGGAATATATTCTACGGGTGTAGTTCAAGGGTAGAATAGCGGTCTCCAAAACCGTTGATGGGAGTTCGAATCTCTCCACCCGTGCAAATCCCTTACATCGAATGGACAAGTTTATTTCGTTTCTGAAAGCCTCCTGGGAGGAAGTTCAGCATAACGTGACTTGGCCTAAATTCAGCGATCTGCAATCCAGTTCAACGCTGGTACTGGTAGCTTCGCTGATTTTTGCGCTATTGGTCGGGTTAATTGATTTAGTGTTCGAGAACGGACTGAACGCATTTTATCAGTCATTCTAATAATTAGTCATTCATAGCCATGTATGGTCATTAGTCGTCATTTATTGTGCAAACAGGACGTAACAACAAATGACAACGAATGCCTAGCAAATGACAACAAATGACAACTACTATGAGCGGCATACAATGGTACGTCATTCGGGCGGTGTCGGGTCAGGAGAAGAAAATCAAATCCTACCTCGACAATGAGATTATCCGGCAGAAGTTGGACGAAGTAATTCCGCAGGTATTGATTCCGGCGGAGAAGGTGTACGAAATGCGTAACGGCAAGAAGCGCGTTCGGGAAAAATCATTTTTTCCTGGTTACATTCTTATTTCGGCTGATTTGGGTAATAACCGAGCACTCGACATGATTTTGAATATGCCGGGCGTATTGGGTTTTCTAGGGAACGCGCAAGTTGGAACAACCTCGAAAGTACCCGTTCCACTACGTCAAGCTGAAGTGAATCGGATTTTAGGTAAAGTTGACGAAGAAGCGCAGGAAGTTGCTGCCCCAACCGTAGGTTATCTGAAAGGTGAAAATGTAAAAGTTGTTGATGGTCCATTTGGTGGATTTATCGGCACTGTAGAAGAAGTATTCGACGACCGGAAAAAATTGAACGTCGTTGTTAAAATATTTGGCCGGAACACTCCGGTAGAACTCAGTTACGCACAAGTAGAAAAGGAAAGCTAGTCGCAAGATTAGTTCTCCGTGGCCTGGCATCCTATGCTTCCCTCAGAGGATGGCCAACCAAAACAAGTTGATTAACTGCTCAAGGCGTGCGGATTGGTTATGTGACTAACCGGTAGGAAACCAACAGCAGAAGATCGTAACTCAATTACCACAATGGCAAAAGAAGTAGGTGGCTACGTTAAGCTGCAAGTCAAAGGCGGGCAAGCCAACCCCTCACCTCCGATTGGTCCGGCGCTGGGTTCCAAGGGTTTAAATATCATGGAATTCTGCAAGCAATTCAACGGCCGGACACAGGATAAAATGGGTACGGTATTGCCAGTTTTGATTACGTATTATAAGGATAAGTCCTTTGATTTCGTCATCAAAACTCCGCCCGCACCGATTCTGCTGATGGAAGCAGCTAAGCTGAAAGGCGGCTCTGCTCAACCAAACCGCAAAAAAGTCGGCTCAGTGACATGGGATCAGGTTCGGACAATCGCGGAAACGAAGATGCCAGACCTGAACGCGTTCACAATTGAATCGGCTATGAAGCAGGTGGCCGGTACGGCCCGCAGCATGGGAATCACGGTGACGGGTACAGCGCCCTTCGAGAACTAAACAGACTTGCCGAAGCAAACACACAAATGGCTAAGTTAACGAAAAAACAAAAGGAAGCCCAGTCGAAGTACGATGCTGCCAAAGAATACTCGCTCCACCAGGCAGCTGAGATTCTGAAGGAGATTTCGTACACCAAATTCGATGCTTCCGTCGATATTGACGTTCGGTTAGGCGTTGATCCGCGTAAAGCCGACCAGATGGTTCGTGGCGTTGCTACGTTGCCACATGGTACGGGTAAAACGGTTCGCGTTCTGGTGCTCTGCACCCCGGACAAGGAGAACGAAGCGAAAGAAGCAGGTGCTGATTTCGTGGGTCTGGACGAATACATTCAGAAAATCGAACAAGGCTGGACGGACATCGACGTGATTATCACGATGCCGAACGTTATGGCTAAAGTTGGTCGTCTGG
Coding sequences:
- the nusG gene encoding transcription termination/antitermination protein NusG yields the protein MSGIQWYVIRAVSGQEKKIKSYLDNEIIRQKLDEVIPQVLIPAEKVYEMRNGKKRVREKSFFPGYILISADLGNNRALDMILNMPGVLGFLGNAQVGTTSKVPVPLRQAEVNRILGKVDEEAQEVAAPTVGYLKGENVKVVDGPFGGFIGTVEEVFDDRKKLNVVVKIFGRNTPVELSYAQVEKES
- the rplA gene encoding 50S ribosomal protein L1; the encoded protein is MAKLTKKQKEAQSKYDAAKEYSLHQAAEILKEISYTKFDASVDIDVRLGVDPRKADQMVRGVATLPHGTGKTVRVLVLCTPDKENEAKEAGADFVGLDEYIQKIEQGWTDIDVIITMPNVMAKVGRLGKVLGPRGLMPNPKSGTVTPDVAKAVREVKAGKIDFKVDKQGAIHTSIGKVSFTPEKLAENAQEIISTLLRLKPSSAKGTYVKTINLSSTMSPGVTIDKGTVAGI
- the rplK gene encoding 50S ribosomal protein L11, whose translation is MAKEVGGYVKLQVKGGQANPSPPIGPALGSKGLNIMEFCKQFNGRTQDKMGTVLPVLITYYKDKSFDFVIKTPPAPILLMEAAKLKGGSAQPNRKKVGSVTWDQVRTIAETKMPDLNAFTIESAMKQVAGTARSMGITVTGTAPFEN
- the secE gene encoding preprotein translocase subunit SecE, yielding MDKFISFLKASWEEVQHNVTWPKFSDLQSSSTLVLVASLIFALLVGLIDLVFENGLNAFYQSF